The Deltaproteobacteria bacterium genomic interval GCGTCGTGCACGCGCCCGTGGCCGGCCCATTGCACGCCAACTTGCCCTGCCACAGGTCGTTCTTGAGCCCGTTGCCCGATATTCCACCGCTCTTCGACCCTCCGAAGAGGAGAAACGTCGTGGAATCCACCGGCACGAGCGTCACTCCGGTCCTGAATCCGATTCCGCCACTGGCGGTCACCAACGCACCGCTCGGGTCGCCGCCGACCCCGGTGCACGGAAAGGCCGTATTCTTCGGCCCATTGGTGTTCGGCGAGCTCGCAAAACCGGCGTAGACGACGCAGCCGTTCGTGTCGTTGTTCGCGGCGGTGATCGCTTGGCCGCCAACCATCAGGAGGCCGGCATATTGATCGAACGTGTTGGCGGTCGCGCTGTTCGAGACCGGCACGCTCGCGGGCGCGCTCGCCATCGCCGCATTTGCGAGCGGCAGATTACCGGCGTCGAACCATCCGGTCGTGACGAGCGTCGGAGTGACGGTACTGTCGGTTCGCGTCCCGTAGGCGACGACTTTGCTCGTCATGGCACCAGCGGCGTTCGTAAACCCGCCAGCCATCGAGAACTGCAGGCTGAACTGGGTGCACGGTGTCGTGCAGCTGAATGAACCGCCTGTCCCAAGACCGACGCCGGCGAACGCGCCGCCAAGCGGAACCGCATTCACTCCGGCAGGCGGAACGACCTTGGTCCATCCGTTGACCGTATCGACGGTATAGAACGTTCCCAAGGTATCGACCGCGCCGCCGGCCGCCGTCGTGCCTCCGTAAAGCAGGAGGGTGCCGCCGATCGCGAGCGTTCCGCCGACCCTGGCGGGCGGCGTGACGTTCGCGCTCAGGGTCGTCGGGATCGGCGCGAACTCCTGCCACCCGATCGAGCTGGAATCCGACGTGAGGGGAGGCGAAGCAGTCGTTGCCTGGTGGAAGTCGAGGTACGCGGCCGAGGCGTAGGAAGTCGCCGACTGGACGCCGCCGTCGGCGAGCAACGTATCGTTCGCCCCCAATTCGGGCGCGACGCCGCCGTCGAGCCCCGGACCGCTCGAGATCCAGGACGCGGGGGGATACAGCGAGTCGCTGCTCGTCGTCACGTCATAGGCGGCGTTCGGATTGGTGTTGCCCGCGACTTCCTTGCCCTCGAAACCGAGCTCGACCTGCTGCTTGTAGCCGGTCACCGGAACAGAGTGGCCGCTGTCGTCCTGGACGCGCAGCGAGACCTGGGCCGTGGCCGTCGGGAGCTGGAACGCGAGAACGGAACCGTTGGTGGCGACCTGCGAGTCGGCGAGGTCCGCGCCGCCCTGGCTTGCGATCAACCGCACGCCGATGAAGTCGGGCGCGGACGTCACCGCCCCCGCTGCCGCAGTAATCGTGGTGCGGACCGTGCCGTCAGGGCTGGGAGCTCTGACCAGTAGGAACTTGCTCGCGTCCGCCGTGAGCGTCTTCTGCGGGGCCGTCCCGTTCAGGCATTTGAACGTGGCCGCGGAGCCGGTGGTCCCCAGATCGCAATGGTACCCGGTCGGGCATTCCGCCGAGTTGCTGCAGCTGAACTTGGTCGGATCGACCTGGCACCCGGCGACGAGCAGCAGGGCAGCGGCGAACGAGAGCACGGCGGTCTTCTGCATCGGTAGGTTCCCCCCGGAAGAGGTCGTATCCATCAGAATTTTCCCGCCACCGCCGCACCGGACGGTGTGGGAAGGAAGTAGAGGACGCCGGCGCCGATGCCGGCAGCGAGGCCGGCGCCGAGCAGCACGGCGGAGACGGTGTGGGCGGACTTCGACTGGGACATCAGGTCATCCGCCGTCGCGGTCGTGTGCCGGCCCGAGGTCAGCTCGTTGTCGACGTTCTTGGCCTTGATCGCGAAGATCGCTCCGCCGCCGAGCATGGCGACCGACGCGCCGGCGAGTGCGTAGGTCCATGTGCGCCGCGAGGATGAAGGCTCCGCGCGCACTTCCATTGTCGTCACCGTCGGCGCCGGCAACGCCGACGCGGGAGCCGCGCCGGGCGTGAGCTGCGACACGGCGGGACTCGCGACCGGATGGTTGGAAGGAGTCTGCGCCGGCGGGATGTTCGTCACCACGGCCGGCGGCGTCTGCGTCGTCGTGGACGGGCGCGAGCCGCCCGAAGGTTGCGCGGGAGTCGTTGCCGGAGGAGCCGGTGGCTGGCCGCGACCGGCCACTTCCGAAGGAGGCGCATCGCGCACGCCGGAAGGAGGCGCCTCCCGCGTCTTCTTTTCCTTCGCGAGGAGCTCGTCGATTTCCTTGAGCGCCTTCTTCACCGCGGCGGTGGTCTGAGCATCCGGGTTCTCGCGCAGGTACGCGCGGTAGAACTGCTTCGCCTTGTCGTACTGCGCAGCCTGCCGGTACGACTGGGCGATGTTGAAGAGCAGCGCTGGCAGCGGCCGCAGCCGGTAGACGAGGATGTACTCCTCGGCCGCCTTCTCGAACTCGCCGAGATCGTAGTGCACCTTGGCGTTGGCGGCGTGCTGGCGCGCCTCCTCGAGGGTGGGATCCTTGCGGCTGGAAGAATCCTCCGCCGCATGCGCAGCGCCTGCAAGGACCATCGCGGCGCACCCGAGCGCCGCGAGCAGAGTGCCATGTCTCACATTGTCCCCCTCAAAACTCCACCGGGATGGTGTCGTCTTTCTCCGATGACGCCCGCGCCTTCTTGTTCGACCGGTCCGCAGCCCTGATCGCAGGCACCGGCGGCACCGGCTTCGGTTCCGCCAGGAGCGACGCGCGCACCACTTTGGGCGCGTCGGCGACCACGTCGGTGGCCCAGGCCACGAAGTCCTTCTTCGAAAATGCGAAATGCACGCTCGCGTTCTTCGGCACCGCGAGATCGAATGGCGTCACCGCCGCCTTGACGCCGTCCTTCCACGTCGCCTCGACGATCGCGCCGACCGGCTCGGAGACGACCGAGAGCTGCACCTTCTCGCTCTCGAGCCGGCGCTGCTCGTCCTCCGCGCGCACGGCTGCCTCGCGCGCCTGCTCCGCGATCCGCTGCGCCGCGAGCTGCGCCGCACGCACCGCTGCCTCGCGGTTCTCGCGGGCCTGTTGAAGCACGAGCGCGACGATTCCGCCGACGAGGACGAGCGCGACGGCGCTGACGACGACGTACTGCCCCGCCTTGGACTTCGCTGGCGGAGGAGGCGGCGGCGTCGCGACCGTCATCCCGGGCCGCGCCGGCGTCGCGGGACTCTTGCGCGGCAATGCCGTTCGAACGGGTGTCTTCGAGATGCCTTCGGGGTTGGTCCGGGTGCGGGTGCCCGTGGCGGCCGCGGCCAGCTCGTCGGCGCTGGCGATCGGCAGGTCGCGCGAGATCCCCAGCTGGTCCATCACCTGCGCGATGGCGTCATGCGCCTCGCGCATGCTCTGGTAGCGGTCCTCCTGCTTCTTCTGCAGGCACTTGACGATCACGGCCTCGTACGCCTGGGGGATCTCCGGGGCCAGCGTCCGCGGCGCCGGCGGCGTCAGCTGCAGGTGACCGATCAGCACCTCGCCGAAGCTCGTGCCCGGAAACGGCAACCGGCCGGTGGCCATCTGGTACATCATGCAGCCCAGGCTGTAGATGTCGCTGCGGGCGTCGATGCGCGCCGTCATGCCGCCGGCCTGCTCAGGCGACATGTACGCGGGCGTGCCCATGACCATGCCCGTCTGCGTCTTGCCGGTGGATACGCCTGCGTCGTCGGTGACGCGGGCGATGCCGAAGTCCACGACCTTGACGAAGTTCTTCTTCCCCTTGTGGACCGTCAGGTAGACGTTGTCCGGCTTGAGGTCGCGGTGGATGATCTTGCTGTCGTGCGCCGCCTGCAGGGCCTCGCAGATCTGGATGAGGATGGGGCCCGCGACCTCCAGCAGCATGGGTCCGTCGGGAAGCACCAGATCCTGAAGCGGCTTCCCGTGCAGGAACTCCATGATGAAGTAGTGGCGGTTGTCGTCGGTGACGTTGAGGTCGAGGATCTTGAGGATGTTGTCGTGGCCGATGACGTTGACGGCGCGCGCTTCGTTGAAGAAGCGGTCGACGATCTTCTTGTCGGTGGCGTACTGCTGGTGCAGGAACTTGATGGCGACGCGCGACCCGATCACCGGGTGCTCGGCCATGTACACGGCGCCCATCCCGCCCTTGCCGAGGAGCCTCGAAACCCGGTAGCTGCCGACGTTCCGTCCCAGCAACTCGTCGTCGGGCTCGACGACGGAGAGATCGAGGCCGTCCTCGGGGCAGTGGAGGATCTCGTCCTCGTACTGGGTCTGGCACTCGGGACAGGTCCGGGACAAGGCGTTCTCCGCACGGAGGCTCGCGCCTACAGTTGACGCTCGCGCCAAGGGTGCTGTCAAGCGCTCAAAAGCCCAGCCGGAATGAGGGCGTACGGGCGATCACTTGAGGTCGCCGAGGACGTCCACGACCCCGTCCGGGGCCTTGGGCGTGCGCTCCTTGCGGTGCTTCTTTTCCGGGGTCTTCCTTTCCCTTTCGGGCGTCTCCGCGGCGATCGGCGCCTTCGGCACCGCCTTCAGAACCGCCTGCACGGTCTGCGGCTGGTCGGCGATCACGTCCATCGCGTAATCGAAGTAGCCGGCCTTGCGGAACTCGAAATGGATCTTCGCGTTGCGCGGAACCTCCAGGCTGAGCGGCGCGGCGCCGCGCTTCTCGCCGCCGCCTTTCCAGGTCGCCACCACGTCGGCGTCGAGCGGCTCCGAAACGACGGAGAGGAAGACCGGCGTCTCCGGCTGGCGGACGATCTCGGTGGCGCGCACGGTTGGCGCCGGCCGGGGATCGGGCGCGGGCCGGAGCACCACGAAGGCGGCGACCGCGACGGCCGCCAACGCCAGAGCGCCGATGCCTGCGTACAGCGCCGTGCGCCCGCGCTCCCGCGTCGGCGGCGGCGTGATCCTGGTGGGCGGCTGCGACGCGCGGGACATCGCGCCGCCCGCGGGCCGTCCCGTGGGGCGCGAGGTGGCTGCGCGCGCGTTGGGGTTCGAGATGCGGTTCTTCGAAATTGGACCCGTCGGGCGGCCGGGAGTGCGTGCGCCGGGGAACGAAGGTGGCCGGGCATCGACTGGATGAAGCTCCTGGTCCGTGTCGTCGGCGTGCGGCAGGTCTTTGGAGATCTTGAGCTGGTCCATGCACGTCTCGATGGCGTGCTTCAGCTCCTTCATCGAGGCGTAGCGATCCTCCTGCTTCTTCTGGAGGCACTTGAGGACGATCGCTTCGTAGGGCTCCGGAATCTGCGCGTTGAGCGATCGCGGGTGCGGAGGCGGAACTTGAATGTGCCCGATCAGCACTTCGCCGAAGTTCGAGCCCGGAAACGGCAGGCGGCCGGTGGCGAGCTGGAACATCATCACGCCGAGCGAGTAGATGTCGCTCCGCCCGTCGATCTTGTTGCTCGCGCCGGAGCCCTGCTCGGGGCTCATGTACGCCGGCGTGCCCATCACCATGCCGGTCTGGGTCTTGCCGGTGGAGATGCCCGCGTCGTCGGTCATGCGCGCGATGCCGAAGTCCACCACCTTCACGAAGTTCTTCTTCCCCTTCATCGTGATCAGGTAGACGTTGTCCGGTTTCAGGTCGCGGTGGACGATGCCGCGCTTGTGCGCCGCCTCCAGCGCGTCGCACATCTGAAGCAGGATGGGCCCGGACACGTCGAGCGGAACCGCGACGTTGTGCTTGAGGAGCGCCTGCAGCGGGCGACCGTGCAGGAACTCCATCACGAAGTAGTGCCGGTGGTCCTCGGTGACGTTCAGGTCGAGGATCTTGAGGATGTTGTCGTGGCCGATGACGTTGACCGCCCGCGCCTCGTTGAAGAAGCGGTCGACGATCTTGTCGTCGTGCGAGAACTGGGGATGCAGGAACTTGATCGCTACCCGCGAGCCGATGCCCGGGTGGACGCCCATGTAGACGGATCCCATCCCGCCCTTGCCGAGCAACCTCTCCACGCGGTAGCTGCCGATGCTGCGACCGAGCAGATCGTCGACGGTGGGGATGTCCGAGAGCCCGCGGCCATCCTCGGGGCAGTGGAGAACGTCGTCGTCGTAGGTGTTTTGACAGTCGGGGCAAGTCCGCGACACGGCATCGCGAGTTGAATCTTTCCGGGACGGTAGTGTCAAGCTTCGCGCCGTGCGCGCGGCCTTCCGGTTAGACTTGTTTCCGATGCGGTTCGCCAAGCTCCACGGCCTCGGCAACGACTTCCTGCTGCTCGACCTGCGCGCGGGAGGCGATCCTCTTCCCGCCCGGCGCGCCCTCGAGCTGTGCGACCGTCATCGCGGCGTCGGCGGAGACGGAGTGCTCACGCTGCTGCCTGGCGCGCGGATGCTGGTGCAGAACGCGGACGGCTCCGTCCCCGAAATGTGTGGAAACGGCGCACGCTGTGCCGCACTCTGGATCGCCACCGACGGGTGCACGCAGCCGGCGTCGGCGCGCGTGGAGCTGCTCACCGACGCGGGGCCGAGGCCGTGCAAGGTCGACGCCACCGAGCCCAGGCGCGGTCTGGTCGAGGTCGACATGGGAACCGCGCAGCTCGAACCGCCGCGACCCGTGGCACGCTGGGAAGCGGTGCCCGTCTCGATGGGCAATCCGCACCGCGTGATCTTCGTCGACGGCGGCGCCTCTCGACTCGCGGCGG includes:
- a CDS encoding serine/threonine protein kinase, which translates into the protein MSRTCPECQTQYEDEILHCPEDGLDLSVVEPDDELLGRNVGSYRVSRLLGKGGMGAVYMAEHPVIGSRVAIKFLHQQYATDKKIVDRFFNEARAVNVIGHDNILKILDLNVTDDNRHYFIMEFLHGKPLQDLVLPDGPMLLEVAGPILIQICEALQAAHDSKIIHRDLKPDNVYLTVHKGKKNFVKVVDFGIARVTDDAGVSTGKTQTGMVMGTPAYMSPEQAGGMTARIDARSDIYSLGCMMYQMATGRLPFPGTSFGEVLIGHLQLTPPAPRTLAPEIPQAYEAVIVKCLQKKQEDRYQSMREAHDAIAQVMDQLGISRDLPIASADELAAAATGTRTRTNPEGISKTPVRTALPRKSPATPARPGMTVATPPPPPPAKSKAGQYVVVSAVALVLVGGIVALVLQQARENREAAVRAAQLAAQRIAEQAREAAVRAEDEQRRLESEKVQLSVVSEPVGAIVEATWKDGVKAAVTPFDLAVPKNASVHFAFSKKDFVAWATDVVADAPKVVRASLLAEPKPVPPVPAIRAADRSNKKARASSEKDDTIPVEF
- a CDS encoding serine/threonine protein kinase; this translates as MSRTCPDCQNTYDDDVLHCPEDGRGLSDIPTVDDLLGRSIGSYRVERLLGKGGMGSVYMGVHPGIGSRVAIKFLHPQFSHDDKIVDRFFNEARAVNVIGHDNILKILDLNVTEDHRHYFVMEFLHGRPLQALLKHNVAVPLDVSGPILLQMCDALEAAHKRGIVHRDLKPDNVYLITMKGKKNFVKVVDFGIARMTDDAGISTGKTQTGMVMGTPAYMSPEQGSGASNKIDGRSDIYSLGVMMFQLATGRLPFPGSNFGEVLIGHIQVPPPHPRSLNAQIPEPYEAIVLKCLQKKQEDRYASMKELKHAIETCMDQLKISKDLPHADDTDQELHPVDARPPSFPGARTPGRPTGPISKNRISNPNARAATSRPTGRPAGGAMSRASQPPTRITPPPTRERGRTALYAGIGALALAAVAVAAFVVLRPAPDPRPAPTVRATEIVRQPETPVFLSVVSEPLDADVVATWKGGGEKRGAAPLSLEVPRNAKIHFEFRKAGYFDYAMDVIADQPQTVQAVLKAVPKAPIAAETPERERKTPEKKHRKERTPKAPDGVVDVLGDLK
- the dapF gene encoding diaminopimelate epimerase, with translation MRFAKLHGLGNDFLLLDLRAGGDPLPARRALELCDRHRGVGGDGVLTLLPGARMLVQNADGSVPEMCGNGARCAALWIATDGCTQPASARVELLTDAGPRPCKVDATEPRRGLVEVDMGTAQLEPPRPVARWEAVPVSMGNPHRVIFVDGGASRLAAEAGPGLCGVENANIEFVERIGPDRYAAFVWERGAGLTQACGTGACAVAAAAVARGEARRDRDVVVELPGGALTIRVDTQDRVTMRGPAELAFLGELP